In Actinomycetota bacterium, a genomic segment contains:
- a CDS encoding macro domain-containing protein, which translates to MAKVGDVVIECVRGDITRQPDIDAIVNAANAQLMPGGGVAGAIHRAAGRGLAEECRPLAPIKPGEAVITGGHDLPNPYVIHCLGPVYGRDEPSDKLLADCYRNALRLAEEKGLASVAFPAISTGAFGYPLEPAARVALSTVVEMAPSLKSVKTVRFVLFGEKDLEVHQRVLQELT; encoded by the coding sequence ATGGCAAAGGTGGGTGACGTGGTGATCGAGTGCGTACGGGGTGATATCACGCGCCAGCCGGACATTGACGCCATCGTGAACGCCGCCAACGCGCAGCTCATGCCCGGCGGAGGGGTGGCGGGCGCCATACACCGTGCGGCGGGACGGGGCTTGGCGGAGGAATGCAGGCCCCTGGCACCCATCAAGCCCGGGGAGGCGGTGATAACCGGCGGTCACGACCTCCCCAACCCCTATGTGATCCACTGCCTCGGCCCCGTTTACGGCAGAGACGAACCCTCGGACAAGCTGCTGGCGGACTGCTACCGCAACGCCCTGCGCCTGGCGGAGGAAAAGGGGCTGGCATCCGTGGCCTTCCCGGCCATATCCACGGGGGCCTTCGGTTATCCCCTGGAACCCGCGGCGCGCGTCGCGCTTTCCACCGTAGTGGAGATGGCGCCCTCGCTTAAGAGCGTGAAGACCGTGCGCTTCGTGCTCTTCGGTGAGAAGGACCTGGAGGTCCATCAGAGGGTCCTGCAGGAGCTCACCTGA
- a CDS encoding NERD domain-containing protein gives MAKMIPDIKVRKGALGEERLYLALKESLPDEYTVFHSLPFVSVEEGRGIYEHEIDFLVIHRELGFLDIEVKGGREIRYLQKRREWISVSHRGEEHVISRDPYRQASDNIHWLAREIVKRGVLEGGEERFPFTHGYAVAFPDATVDTRYFPMHTRKELTLDRSDLGRIYERVSGIMEQWRREGKSRVISEREYNDLCNKFLMPEFRVAASIAKRIEDEEAQLIRLTEEQCRLLDFLRNQKQALIQGYAGTGKTQLAVEKARRLAAEGKKVLLMCFNSPLARYLESVVGDEGGAITIDNYHNLCARMAEKAGIPFEVPPEEKKEERKRFWDRDCAAILEEALDRVDARFDAVIIDEGQDFREEWTRSVFKLLREGRDGCLYIFFDERQNIYRDELHFPIQGEPYVLHENCRNTQRICELAGDIGGVDPESYVYDKNPQGEEVRFKAYGRREDQPRIIADIVAGLLKKGVSPGQITVLSPHIREKSCMAGVEELAGCRVLDYSERMPADAVCFSSLKRFKGLESDVVIFCDMDGKFPIHNPLDQYVAVSRAKHLLYVVHDRDWKPPAG, from the coding sequence ATGGCGAAGATGATCCCGGATATAAAGGTGAGGAAGGGAGCGCTGGGGGAGGAGAGGCTCTACCTGGCCCTGAAAGAAAGCCTCCCCGACGAATACACCGTTTTCCACTCCCTGCCCTTCGTCTCCGTGGAGGAAGGAAGGGGCATATACGAACACGAGATCGATTTCCTCGTCATCCACCGCGAGCTGGGCTTTCTGGACATCGAGGTCAAGGGCGGCCGAGAGATCCGCTATCTGCAAAAGCGCAGGGAATGGATATCCGTCTCGCATCGGGGCGAGGAGCACGTGATCTCCAGGGACCCCTACCGACAGGCCAGCGACAATATCCACTGGCTCGCGCGGGAGATCGTGAAACGCGGGGTGCTGGAAGGCGGTGAGGAAAGATTTCCCTTTACGCACGGATACGCGGTGGCCTTCCCCGACGCCACCGTGGACACCAGGTATTTCCCGATGCACACACGGAAGGAGCTGACGCTGGACCGCTCCGATCTCGGGCGCATCTATGAACGGGTCTCGGGGATCATGGAGCAGTGGCGGAGGGAGGGGAAGTCCAGGGTCATAAGCGAGCGCGAATACAACGACCTCTGCAACAAGTTCCTCATGCCGGAGTTCCGCGTCGCCGCGTCCATCGCCAAGCGCATCGAGGACGAGGAGGCGCAGCTCATCCGCCTCACCGAGGAGCAGTGCCGCCTGCTGGACTTTTTGCGCAACCAGAAGCAGGCGCTCATCCAGGGCTACGCGGGGACCGGCAAGACGCAGCTCGCGGTGGAGAAGGCGCGCCGCCTCGCCGCGGAGGGCAAGAAGGTGTTGCTCATGTGCTTCAACTCGCCCCTGGCCCGCTACCTGGAATCCGTGGTCGGGGACGAGGGGGGCGCCATCACCATCGACAACTACCACAACCTCTGCGCCCGCATGGCGGAGAAGGCGGGCATCCCCTTCGAGGTGCCCCCCGAGGAGAAAAAGGAGGAGCGCAAGCGCTTCTGGGACCGGGACTGCGCCGCCATCCTCGAGGAGGCCTTGGACAGGGTGGACGCCCGCTTCGACGCGGTGATCATCGACGAAGGCCAGGACTTCCGGGAGGAATGGACGCGCAGCGTCTTCAAGCTCCTGCGGGAGGGGAGGGACGGGTGCCTGTACATCTTCTTCGACGAGAGGCAGAACATCTACCGCGATGAGCTGCATTTCCCCATCCAGGGCGAGCCCTACGTCCTCCACGAGAACTGTCGCAACACCCAGAGGATATGCGAGCTGGCGGGGGACATCGGCGGCGTTGACCCGGAATCCTACGTATACGACAAGAACCCGCAGGGCGAGGAGGTCAGGTTCAAGGCCTACGGCCGGCGCGAGGACCAGCCGAGGATCATCGCCGACATCGTGGCCGGGCTCCTCAAGAAGGGCGTCTCGCCGGGGCAGATAACCGTGCTCTCTCCCCATATAAGGGAGAAGAGCTGCATGGCCGGGGTGGAGGAGCTTGCGGGATGCCGGGTGCTCGACTACTCGGAACGCATGCCCGCGGATGCGGTGTGCTTCTCGTCCCTTAAGAGGTTCAAGGGGCTGGAATCCGACGTGGTCATCTTCTGCGACATGGACGGGAAGTTCCCCATCCACAACCCCCTGGACCAATATGTGGCGGTATCACGGGCCAAGCACCTTCTATATGTGGTGCATGACAGGGACTGGAAACCGCCGGCGGGATAG
- a CDS encoding alpha/beta hydrolase: MRRRGDLQPEVLSQDIGEVELQYLHWPGEGPTVVMLHATGFLPWLWHPIARELAGNYRVIAPYFCDHRTSNPEEGGLSWLVIAEDLAAFMRRLSLEKPLVVGHSMGATVASIAEALHGPLAARMVLIEPIFLPSQFYSMELTVEQHPLASKSVRRRNRWKGEEEARDYLSGKPLFSRWDGEMLDLYLRHGMTVTGDGGLELSCHPRREAALFMGGMAVDPWELLEDVACPVLLVEGGESENRLVVDLRRAAAVMPAAELVMVEGAGHLVPMEKPREVLSILKRFFGA, translated from the coding sequence ATGCGGAGGAGAGGAGACTTGCAGCCGGAGGTTCTATCCCAGGATATCGGGGAGGTGGAGCTGCAGTACCTGCACTGGCCCGGTGAGGGCCCCACGGTGGTGATGCTCCACGCCACCGGCTTTCTTCCCTGGCTCTGGCATCCCATCGCCAGGGAACTCGCGGGGAACTACAGGGTGATCGCCCCCTATTTCTGCGACCACCGCACCTCCAACCCTGAGGAGGGCGGGTTGAGTTGGTTGGTCATCGCCGAGGACCTGGCGGCCTTCATGCGGCGCCTCAGCTTGGAGAAGCCCCTGGTGGTGGGGCATTCCATGGGGGCCACGGTGGCCTCCATAGCCGAGGCCCTGCACGGACCCCTGGCCGCCCGCATGGTCCTCATCGAGCCCATCTTCCTCCCCTCGCAGTTCTATTCCATGGAGCTGACGGTGGAGCAGCACCCTCTGGCCTCGAAGTCCGTCAGACGCCGCAACCGCTGGAAAGGCGAGGAGGAGGCGCGGGATTACTTGAGCGGGAAGCCGCTCTTCTCGCGCTGGGACGGCGAGATGCTGGACCTGTACCTCCGGCACGGCATGACCGTGACCGGTGACGGGGGGCTGGAGCTGTCCTGCCACCCCAGGAGGGAGGCGGCGCTTTTCATGGGGGGCATGGCGGTCGATCCCTGGGAGCTGCTGGAAGATGTTGCCTGCCCGGTGTTGCTCGTGGAGGGCGGGGAGAGCGAGAACCGCCTGGTGGTGGATCTGCGGCGCGCCGCCGCCGTGATGCCCGCTGCGGAGCTGGTGATGGTGGAGGGCGCCGGCCATCTCGTCCCCATGGAGAAGCCGCGCGAGGTGCTCTCCATCCTCAAGAGGTTCTTCGGAGCCTGA
- a CDS encoding ribonuclease H-like domain-containing protein, with protein MAGKGSRGPVFCAVDVETTGLFMSSRLLEIGAVKFDRHSVLEEYQTLVDPMQPIDPAATAIHGITDAMVRGCPSPGEAVARLLDFLADACFIAHNARFDVRVIGMELARAGLEPPPNPVIDTVRLARRLFSGVGNYKLGTLARYLGIERQAQHRGLPDAYAAMAIFRHFLDGSNGEFVVQNVPGYIGSFSDLAHRVDIRLQGDESDFEVLARKQVMVEIVYRGGTRPGIPRMITPIAVRDIYLYAYCHRSGMVKSFRVDRVETYRIP; from the coding sequence ATGGCTGGGAAAGGCTCGAGAGGCCCTGTCTTCTGCGCGGTGGATGTTGAGACCACCGGGCTCTTCATGAGCAGCCGGCTCCTGGAGATAGGGGCCGTGAAGTTCGACCGCCACAGCGTTCTGGAGGAATACCAGACCCTGGTGGACCCCATGCAGCCCATAGATCCCGCCGCCACCGCCATCCACGGGATAACCGACGCCATGGTGCGCGGCTGCCCTTCCCCCGGAGAGGCGGTGGCGCGGCTGCTGGATTTCCTCGCGGATGCCTGCTTCATCGCCCACAACGCGCGTTTCGATGTGCGCGTCATCGGAATGGAGCTGGCCCGCGCCGGCTTGGAGCCGCCACCCAACCCGGTGATAGACACCGTCAGGCTCGCACGCAGGCTGTTCAGCGGGGTAGGGAATTATAAACTGGGCACCCTGGCTCGTTACCTGGGGATAGAGCGCCAGGCACAGCATCGCGGGCTGCCGGATGCCTACGCGGCCATGGCGATATTCCGGCATTTCCTGGATGGTTCCAACGGTGAGTTTGTCGTGCAAAACGTGCCCGGCTACATCGGTTCTTTCTCGGACCTGGCTCACCGCGTCGACATACGGCTGCAGGGCGACGAATCGGATTTCGAGGTACTGGCCCGCAAGCAGGTCATGGTGGAGATCGTCTATCGAGGGGGGACACGTCCAGGCATTCCGCGCATGATCACGCCCATTGCCGTAAGGGACATATATCTTTACGCCTACTGCCACCGCTCGGGCATGGTAAAGAGCTTTCGGGTGGACAGGGTGGAGACGTACCGCATCCCCTGA
- a CDS encoding TetR/AcrR family transcriptional regulator: MAEARRKQILDAAIDVFGEKCYHWATTREIARAAGVSERTLFLYFENKKDIYRQAVRQAYRDLLEALGRAAPPMDDIRVFLKMSERNFLSYLEEHPLKVKLLFRGLDSLGDEDLLADCREILQSLFKLFFAIVERAKKSGEIGESVSTLSAVVSILGFHLIVVQARFLGLDWFSGDQDIYSVVDVFADFVTDRKK, translated from the coding sequence GTGGCGGAGGCCCGGCGCAAGCAGATACTGGATGCCGCCATCGACGTCTTCGGAGAGAAGTGCTATCACTGGGCCACCACCAGGGAGATAGCCCGGGCGGCGGGGGTTTCCGAGCGCACCCTCTTTCTCTACTTCGAGAACAAGAAAGACATCTACCGCCAGGCCGTCAGGCAGGCGTACCGTGACCTGCTGGAGGCGCTGGGCCGGGCGGCCCCTCCCATGGACGATATCCGGGTGTTCTTGAAGATGAGCGAGAGGAACTTCCTGTCCTACCTCGAGGAGCACCCGCTCAAGGTCAAGCTCCTCTTTCGGGGCCTCGATTCCCTGGGGGACGAGGACCTCCTCGCGGACTGCCGCGAGATCCTGCAGTCGCTGTTCAAGCTCTTCTTCGCCATCGTGGAGAGGGCCAAGAAGAGCGGGGAGATCGGCGAGAGCGTGAGCACCCTGTCGGCCGTCGTCTCCATCCTGGGTTTCCATCTCATCGTGGTCCAGGCCAGATTCCTGGGCCTGGACTGGTTTTCCGGGGATCAGGACATCTACTCCGTGGTGGACGTCTTCGCAGATTTCGTCACCGACCGCAAGAAATGA
- a CDS encoding SDR family oxidoreductase, which yields MRDVEIRGKKTLITGAASGIGRATALAMAERGARLFITDINEEGLDDVRREIEARGGEVCLARALDVSDYDAFRKLADEIHAGFGPLDILASIAGVALFSQVEDMTHEQWKRVVDVNLWGPYHAIECFVPEMVRAGKGGHVLTVSSTAGIIGLPWHVVYAGTKHALVGSSEVLRYDLRKHDIGVTVVLPGAVNTGLVQTVVINADEDACERGRRIFSRHAMAPEKVARLIVEAIEKNRFMVITSPDIKLLYLLKRVFPPAYDLVMRFMTWSLDRVLTRNTCR from the coding sequence GTGAGGGACGTGGAGATACGGGGAAAGAAGACCCTGATCACCGGCGCGGCCAGCGGCATCGGCAGGGCGACGGCGCTGGCCATGGCGGAACGGGGCGCCAGGTTGTTCATCACCGACATCAACGAAGAGGGGCTCGACGACGTGCGGCGCGAGATAGAGGCCCGGGGCGGGGAGGTATGCCTCGCCCGCGCCCTGGACGTCTCCGATTACGATGCCTTCAGGAAGCTGGCGGACGAGATCCACGCGGGGTTCGGGCCCCTGGATATCCTTGCCAGCATCGCCGGGGTGGCCCTCTTCTCGCAGGTGGAGGACATGACCCACGAGCAGTGGAAGCGCGTGGTGGACGTGAACCTCTGGGGGCCGTACCACGCCATCGAATGCTTCGTGCCCGAGATGGTGCGCGCGGGGAAGGGAGGTCACGTGCTCACCGTATCCTCCACCGCGGGGATCATCGGTCTCCCCTGGCACGTCGTCTATGCCGGCACCAAGCACGCCCTGGTGGGAAGCTCGGAGGTGCTCCGCTACGACCTGCGCAAGCACGACATCGGGGTCACCGTGGTCCTGCCCGGGGCCGTGAACACCGGGCTGGTGCAGACGGTGGTCATCAACGCGGACGAGGACGCCTGCGAGAGGGGACGCAGGATCTTCAGCCGGCATGCCATGGCGCCGGAGAAGGTCGCCCGCCTCATCGTAGAGGCCATCGAGAAAAACCGCTTCATGGTAATCACCTCACCGGACATCAAGCTGCTTTACCTGCTGAAGCGCGTGTTCCCGCCCGCCTACGATCTGGTCATGCGCTTCATGACCTGGTCCCTGGACCGGGTCCTGACCAGAAACACCTGCCGCTAG
- a CDS encoding DUF2357 domain-containing protein — translation MEELFRIETDKVSLVWSGPTAPLEISTLSAGFTPGRLSVVSLREGMEICIQKPTIQIPPQVADSVDCHIGPHLFEETTYQLLLKSKNGEEIELQHRDLLVLGKLSREDQGRIVYGYVNFGGQIGRSRFKVTVSGTPEFDFEVEVFPSKLDYTSDYEALLADLQGIITALVLSYLQSTYKMGKTEREKMPTKLEWVLLLRHILSDLERGLRYIERHPERELARMRVPTRVERLRKYDSSVLQCVLQGKGEGRVVRMRNGIPLRYRIPESRAMHTLDTQEHRWLAAQLSQIRRRLAQIYEEERERQRMQGDTEVPARKAQILDELKVLKDHISRLEEIEPIAAAAGQPAPGFASLRLQQAPGYREAYHACIMLRRGLRVDEVNPPLSLKQLHILYEYWCFLSIVNMVSEVLGVKIPVERLLTVQQSGVRIQLQKGRTKSVVFPMDEGLAVEVAYNPIYSGDSYALPQEPDIVITLHNPDWPKVSLILDAKYRIDSSDKYLKRFGVAGPPQDAINVLHRYRDAILEETGGDRTRCDRYKRNVVEGVVLYPYAEKEKEFANSRLWQSLKRLGIGALPFLPSEKKYVEEWLRSVLRQAGWSIAERAIPHVAHEKMRTWREASKEVVLVGTLRRDAKAHLDWIIEKRRYYTPLTSTQRLQFAVRWLAIYSPASLRKPGAVSHFAQVERIDVLKRKDIVTPWPAEREGDELQVVYYLEEVRELNPSIENRGANGRGIRFSRNRWTSLLALQRAEELRELFLETEPEWRLYDGLRAAGINFSIYPGQPLQKKEEEPKGRASFLVGELTIQYRGSAGFSIKHPTYEDNKSSAEHVLEYIEKRCGQLFASD, via the coding sequence ATGGAAGAGCTTTTCCGAATAGAGACGGACAAGGTTTCTTTGGTCTGGAGTGGCCCGACCGCGCCATTAGAGATATCCACGCTTTCAGCAGGCTTCACCCCGGGCAGGTTATCAGTAGTTTCCTTGAGAGAAGGAATGGAAATTTGCATACAAAAGCCAACCATACAAATACCGCCTCAGGTTGCAGACTCGGTGGATTGCCATATCGGCCCTCATCTTTTCGAAGAGACCACGTATCAATTATTGCTGAAGAGCAAGAACGGTGAGGAGATAGAGCTGCAACATCGCGACCTTTTAGTCCTGGGAAAACTAAGCAGGGAAGATCAGGGAAGGATTGTTTACGGTTATGTTAATTTTGGTGGGCAAATAGGAAGAAGCCGATTCAAGGTCACAGTATCAGGAACACCAGAGTTCGACTTCGAGGTAGAAGTTTTTCCCAGCAAGCTTGATTATACTTCGGATTACGAAGCGCTCCTTGCGGATCTTCAAGGCATCATTACCGCGCTGGTGTTGTCATACCTGCAATCAACATATAAGATGGGTAAGACCGAGCGAGAAAAGATGCCTACCAAGCTGGAATGGGTCTTATTGCTGCGCCATATATTATCCGACCTCGAACGTGGCCTGCGCTATATCGAGCGGCATCCCGAGCGAGAACTAGCGAGGATGCGTGTTCCGACCAGGGTCGAGCGCCTGAGAAAATATGATTCGTCAGTGCTACAGTGCGTTTTACAAGGAAAAGGCGAGGGACGAGTTGTTCGCATGCGTAACGGTATTCCACTGCGGTATAGAATTCCAGAGAGTCGCGCCATGCATACTCTGGATACACAAGAACACCGCTGGTTGGCAGCGCAGCTATCACAGATCAGAAGACGCCTGGCGCAGATATATGAAGAGGAGAGGGAAAGGCAGAGGATGCAAGGAGATACCGAGGTTCCTGCCCGGAAAGCACAGATACTAGACGAGCTCAAAGTGCTAAAGGATCATATAAGCCGCCTCGAGGAAATTGAGCCCATTGCGGCCGCTGCTGGACAACCAGCCCCGGGATTTGCCTCCCTAAGGCTGCAGCAAGCCCCGGGATATCGCGAAGCCTACCATGCCTGCATCATGCTGCGTCGTGGCTTAAGGGTCGATGAAGTCAATCCCCCTCTTTCCTTGAAGCAGCTACACATCCTTTATGAATATTGGTGTTTTTTGTCTATTGTAAATATGGTTTCTGAGGTGCTGGGCGTTAAAATTCCTGTGGAGCGCTTATTAACGGTGCAGCAGAGTGGAGTGCGAATACAGCTGCAAAAGGGACGTACGAAAAGCGTTGTCTTCCCCATGGACGAAGGATTGGCTGTAGAGGTTGCATATAACCCGATCTATTCTGGGGACAGTTATGCCCTTCCGCAAGAGCCCGATATCGTAATTACTCTTCATAATCCCGATTGGCCCAAGGTGAGCTTGATCCTGGATGCCAAGTATCGCATCGATAGTTCGGATAAATACCTGAAGAGATTTGGAGTAGCAGGGCCGCCACAGGATGCGATAAACGTATTGCATCGCTACCGTGATGCGATCCTTGAGGAGACAGGTGGCGATAGGACGCGATGTGATAGATACAAAAGAAACGTAGTAGAAGGCGTTGTCCTCTATCCGTATGCCGAAAAGGAAAAGGAGTTTGCAAACAGCAGACTATGGCAATCCCTCAAGAGACTCGGTATAGGCGCGTTGCCTTTTCTCCCAAGCGAGAAGAAATACGTTGAGGAGTGGCTCAGAAGCGTTTTGCGACAGGCGGGATGGTCAATAGCGGAGCGAGCAATTCCCCATGTTGCGCATGAGAAGATGCGTACTTGGCGGGAAGCTTCCAAGGAAGTTGTATTGGTGGGAACGCTAAGGCGCGACGCAAAGGCACATCTGGATTGGATTATAGAAAAACGTCGCTATTACACCCCGCTTACAAGCACGCAAAGGCTTCAATTCGCAGTACGCTGGCTCGCGATATATTCGCCTGCCTCGCTGCGTAAACCCGGCGCCGTTTCCCATTTTGCCCAAGTGGAGAGAATCGATGTTTTAAAGCGCAAGGACATCGTGACGCCTTGGCCTGCTGAAAGGGAAGGAGACGAACTTCAGGTAGTCTATTATCTTGAGGAAGTAAGGGAGCTTAATCCAAGCATCGAGAACAGGGGGGCCAATGGGCGCGGAATCCGTTTCTCGCGCAATCGCTGGACATCGCTACTTGCATTGCAACGCGCTGAGGAACTTCGCGAGCTTTTCCTAGAAACTGAACCTGAATGGCGACTCTATGACGGCCTGAGGGCAGCAGGGATAAACTTTTCTATATATCCTGGTCAGCCATTACAGAAAAAGGAAGAGGAGCCTAAGGGAAGAGCAAGTTTCTTGGTTGGCGAACTCACGATTCAATATAGGGGAAGCGCCGGATTTAGCATCAAGCACCCCACCTATGAAGATAATAAGTCAAGTGCGGAACATGTGCTTGAATATATAGAAAAGCGTTGCGGACAGTTATTTGCATCAGACTGA
- a CDS encoding AAA family ATPase, whose product MAENIRLKEIKIKGFRGYGREEVRIDLSDPVVLLYGGNRSGKSSTTNAVEWALYGGEVTGKKIGIAERKGWEARNRHCDSIGVELVLESDAGEIRVVREMGEKKRSGESFYFVDENGEKNKNQEELWSRLGMDARDFMSSAYLHQEVIRDIVVSEPRVREEALNRLLGISDLFNLSKSLKDIKKKSYEDAVSNTYERLQQLIKTKSSAYQETIDGSIEEGEALGMAKGDFTDKGFGERCSKACELVKGLAKKAGLEDPGLEPPEDTTDFMGFESRAKEAVRALRNENPAAVSQAALVEERGELDAALSEYRSKKERKERLLEEKRELEKEGGQEELERKKQELEERQKELEEELGRINTRLPVIEATVTYLERLEDKEGTTACPSCEQDIVPREVLARLREVKAGMGEEAGEKSGEKKELAESLSSLEETVERLRKIQEVELPKAVEEMKRCREKIGEILEREIGEDEDPESIANKRLEEIEDKLEKTKKLLQEYNREIDGIEDALKEARLIRDVLETKEKIAVIGKITESREWEEMGETRAKLFQELEAAKKVKGAVDAVINELAGEKLRETEDAISSYYRALVERPDFESIMIDPEDHDVYAVSGKDKEKVIKFFNQGDMNCAALSIFLALGGSSAREGATGFLVLDDPSQSLDSEQKRKLAALIDRVAADRQVVLATMDEELLKALQSNVSKVKRVYRFGEWDPVKGPSIKGE is encoded by the coding sequence ATGGCCGAGAACATCAGGCTGAAAGAGATAAAGATAAAAGGCTTCCGGGGCTACGGCAGGGAGGAGGTAAGAATCGACCTCTCCGATCCCGTGGTCCTCCTCTACGGCGGCAACCGCTCAGGCAAGAGCAGCACCACCAACGCCGTGGAGTGGGCGCTGTACGGCGGTGAGGTGACCGGCAAGAAGATCGGCATCGCGGAGAGGAAAGGCTGGGAGGCGCGCAACCGCCACTGCGATTCCATAGGCGTGGAGCTGGTGCTGGAGTCGGACGCCGGCGAGATCCGCGTGGTCAGGGAGATGGGAGAGAAGAAGAGGTCCGGGGAATCGTTCTATTTCGTGGACGAGAACGGCGAGAAGAACAAAAACCAGGAAGAGCTGTGGAGCCGGCTGGGCATGGACGCGAGGGATTTCATGAGTTCCGCCTACCTCCACCAGGAGGTGATCAGGGACATCGTGGTGAGCGAGCCGCGCGTGAGGGAGGAAGCGCTCAACCGCCTTCTGGGCATCTCCGACCTCTTCAACCTCTCCAAGTCGCTCAAGGATATAAAGAAGAAGAGCTACGAGGATGCGGTCAGCAATACCTACGAGAGACTTCAACAGCTCATCAAGACGAAGTCCTCCGCCTATCAGGAGACCATCGACGGTTCCATCGAAGAAGGCGAAGCGCTGGGGATGGCGAAGGGCGATTTCACCGATAAGGGCTTTGGCGAGCGTTGCTCGAAGGCATGCGAGCTGGTGAAGGGCCTCGCGAAAAAGGCCGGACTCGAGGACCCGGGGCTCGAGCCTCCCGAGGATACAACCGACTTCATGGGGTTCGAATCCCGGGCCAAGGAGGCCGTGCGAGCTTTGAGGAACGAGAATCCCGCCGCCGTGTCGCAGGCAGCTCTCGTAGAGGAAAGGGGAGAGCTCGACGCGGCGCTTTCCGAGTACCGGAGCAAGAAAGAGAGGAAGGAAAGACTCCTCGAGGAGAAAAGAGAGCTGGAGAAGGAAGGCGGTCAGGAGGAGCTGGAGAGAAAGAAGCAGGAGCTAGAGGAGAGGCAGAAAGAACTGGAGGAAGAGCTGGGCCGCATCAACACCCGCCTGCCGGTGATCGAGGCGACCGTCACCTACCTGGAGAGGCTGGAGGACAAGGAGGGGACGACCGCCTGCCCATCCTGCGAGCAGGACATCGTCCCGCGGGAGGTGCTTGCGCGGCTGCGGGAAGTGAAGGCCGGCATGGGGGAGGAGGCGGGCGAGAAAAGCGGGGAGAAGAAAGAGCTGGCCGAGTCCTTGTCCTCCCTGGAGGAGACCGTCGAGCGGCTGAGGAAGATCCAGGAGGTCGAGCTTCCCAAGGCCGTCGAGGAAATGAAAAGGTGCCGCGAGAAGATCGGCGAGATACTCGAGCGCGAGATCGGCGAGGACGAGGATCCCGAGTCCATTGCCAACAAGCGGCTGGAAGAAATAGAGGACAAGCTGGAGAAGACCAAGAAGCTCCTGCAGGAGTACAACCGGGAGATCGACGGCATAGAGGATGCCCTGAAGGAGGCGCGGCTCATCCGGGATGTTCTGGAAACAAAGGAGAAGATCGCGGTCATCGGGAAGATCACGGAATCGCGAGAATGGGAAGAGATGGGAGAGACTCGCGCAAAGCTCTTCCAGGAGCTGGAAGCGGCGAAAAAGGTGAAGGGCGCCGTCGATGCGGTCATCAACGAGCTGGCCGGCGAGAAGCTGCGCGAAACGGAGGATGCCATCTCCTCGTATTACCGGGCCCTGGTGGAGAGACCGGATTTCGAGTCCATCATGATAGACCCGGAAGACCACGACGTGTACGCGGTGAGCGGCAAGGACAAGGAAAAGGTCATCAAATTCTTCAACCAGGGGGACATGAACTGCGCCGCCCTGAGCATCTTCCTAGCCCTGGGGGGCAGCTCCGCGCGGGAGGGGGCGACCGGGTTCCTCGTCCTGGACGACCCCTCCCAGAGCCTGGACTCGGAGCAGAAGCGCAAGCTGGCGGCGCTCATCGACCGGGTGGCGGCGGACAGGCAGGTCGTCCTGGCCACCATGGATGAGGAGCTGCTCAAGGCCCTGCAGAGCAATGTCTCTAAGGTCAAGAGGGTCTACCGCTTTGGGGAATGGGACCCGGTCAAGGGGCCGTCGATCAAAGGGGAATGA
- a CDS encoding tetratricopeptide repeat protein, protein MALRYRKLGLFDDAEREYREALRLNPEDQKVLLSLANLLNLKGSYSESIDIFEELLYAMPDNHDVHRGLAAALFELGQIEEAQEELEGVVRLDTGDYEAHGNLGLALGLQGFVDEAFTEFQSAF, encoded by the coding sequence TTGGCGCTCCGTTATCGGAAGCTGGGGCTGTTCGATGACGCCGAAAGAGAATATCGGGAGGCGCTGAGGCTGAACCCCGAGGACCAGAAGGTTCTTTTATCCCTGGCCAACCTCCTCAACCTCAAAGGTTCGTACTCCGAATCCATCGATATCTTTGAGGAGCTGCTGTATGCGATGCCCGATAACCACGATGTTCACCGCGGCCTTGCTGCCGCTCTGTTCGAGTTGGGGCAGATCGAAGAGGCGCAAGAGGAGCTGGAGGGGGTAGTGCGCTTGGATACGGGCGACTATGAAGCGCACGGCAACCTGGGGTTGGCGCTCGGCCTGCAAGGGTTCGTCGACGAGGCCTTCACCGAGTTCCAAAGCGCATTTTAG